The following is a genomic window from Sedimenticola thiotaurini.
CTGTTTGATGATTACCGGGTGGAAGTCCGTTACGGCCCGCTCGAAGCGGTGACTATGGCTGCGGCCAAGACCGGCGATATGTCGCTGTTTATGTTGAAAATGCTCGGTCGCATGCTGACCGGTGAGATTTCGGTGCGAAACCTCAGTGGGCCGATCTCCATTGCTCAGACAGCGGGACGGACCGCCAGTTTCGGACTAACCCAATTCCTCAAGTTCCTCGCTCTGGTCAGTATCAGCCTGGGTGTATTGAACCTGTTGCCGGTGCCGATTCTGGATGGCGGACACCTGTTCTATTTCGCAATCGAGGCGATCAAGGGGAGCCCGGTTTCCGAGGTTGCCCAGGCCTTCGGACAGCGGATCGGGATGGCAATTCTGCTTGGCCTGATGACGCTGGCCTTCTACGTAGATATCACCCGTCTGTTCAATTCGTAATTAATTCGGCCTAACCCTTGGGCGTGGTGGAAAGATTATTTATACTAGGGCACTTTTCCCGTTTAGGGCATCTGGTGGAGATCGGGTGAACAAGGGGAATGTTTTTTATTATCAGTGCAGTAGAATGATTCAGCGCGGTTTTTGGCCAGATCATTTTAAGCGGCCACCATCTACCCTTGGTTGATAGGATCAGAAATGGTTAATTCGGATTCCGGTACGATGAAGGGCTCTGTTGTCATGGATGGACTTACAATAACAAAACCCCCAAAAGATAATATGAACCTGGTTAAACTATTTCGATCCTCGCTGCTCCTGATTGCCCTTCTTCTACCCCAACTGGCCCTGAGCGAAACCTTTGTCGTGCAGGATATTCGGGTTGATGGGCTGCAGCGCATCTCACCGGGAACGGTATTCAACTACCTGCCGGTCAAGATCGGTCAGCAGATCGAGTCGGACGAGACCGGTGAAATCATCCGGGCGCTTTACAAGACCGGTTTTTTCAAGGACGTAAAGCTGGAACGCCAGGGTGACGTGCTGATTGTTTTCGTAACTGAACGCCCGGCCATCGCCAAGATTGATATCGAGGGGAATAAATCGCTTGAAACCGAGCCCTTGCTGATTGCACTGAAAGATATCGGGCTTGCCGAGGGGCGTGTGTTCAACCGCTCCATCCTGGATAAGATCGAGCAGGAGTTGCAGCGCCAGTATTTCAATCTGGGTAAATACGCGGTCAAACTCTCATCCACTGTGACGCCCCTGGAACGTAATCGGGTTGCGATCAATATCGATATCTCTGAGGGCGGGACCGCCCGAATTAAAAAAATCAATATTATCGGTAACAGCAGTTTCGAAGATGATGAACTGCTGGATGAGTTCACTCTCGATACGACGGGCTTCCTGTCATCCTTCACCAAGGACGACCAGTACTCCCGGGAGAAGCTCTCCGGTGATCTGGAAAAGTTGCGTTCGTTCTATCTGGACCGGGGCTATATCAATTTCAAGATCACATCGACCCAAGTCTCCATTACGCCCGATAAGAAGGATATCTATGTCACCATCAATATCGAAGAGGGCGATGTATACACCATCAAGGATATTCTGCTGACCGGTGATCTGGTTTTGCCCAAGGAGGAGTTCTTCCCCATGATCCACCTGGCCCGTGGTGAAGTGTTCTCCAGAAAGCGGGTTATCGGCAGCGCGGAACGCATTACCAAGCTGTTGGGTAATAACGGTTATGCATTTGCCAATGTGAACAGCATTCCGGATATTGATGAAGAGACCAAGCAGGTGGCGGTCACCTACTTTGTTGATCCGGGTAAACGGGTCTATGTCCGGCGTATTAACATGAAGGGTAACAGTGATACCCGGGATGAGGTGTTGCGCCGGGAAATGCGCCAGATTGAGTCGGCCTGGTACTCGACGGAGCAGGTCACCCGCTCCCGGGAGCGCCTGCAGCGGCTCGGTTTCTTCGACGAAGTGAATGTGGAGACACCGGCTGTTCCGGGATCGACAGACCAGGTGGATGTGAATATTTCCGTCGTGGAAAAGCCCATGGGTAACCTGATGGCCGGGCTTGGCTTCTCCCAGTCCGATGGCATCGTCTTCAGTACCAGTCTGACCCAGAATAACTTTCTGGGAACCGGTAAGCAGGTCTCCCTGGCATTTGACAACAGTGACTCCAGCACCCACTACCGGGTCGGTTACGTGAATCCCTACTATACAGTGGACGGTATCAGTCGGGGCTTCAATGTGAGCTATCAGAAAACCGACTTCGACGAGGTGGATACGGCCAGGTATCTGACCGATATTGGTGACGTGGGGATGGTGTTTGGTGTGCCCATTACCGAGACTGATCGGGTCAATTTCACCCTGGATCTGATACATACCACCTATAAACCGGCGGATGATGCATCCTACGAAGTAGAGCGGTTCGCAACCGAGAACGGCGATACCTTCCTGGATTTCAAAATCGGCACCAGTTGGAGCAGGGATTCCCGTGACTCAGCCCTGATGCCGACTAAAGGTGCGATGCAGAGCCTCTCTGCATCGGCCACCATACCGGGCAGTGACCTGGGATACTACAAGATTGCCTACCGGCATAAACGCTATTTTCCACTCAACAAGACCTTTACCCTGGCCCTGAACGGGGATCTTGCCTATGGTGATGTCTATGGGGATACCACCCGGCTGCCGTTGTGGGAGAACTTCTTTGCCGGTGGTATTAAGTCGGTCAGGGGTTATGCGGATTACAGCCTGGGGCCGGTCGATGAAGATGACGATCCGCTTGGTGGCAACGTAAAAATCGTTGGTAACGCCGAACTGCTCTTTCCGGCACCGTTCAAGCTGATGGAGAAAACCATTCGCCTGAGTCTGTTTTTTGATGCGGGGAACGTCTACTCCACTCATGACGGGTATGATGTCGATCTGGGTGAACTGCGTTACTCTACCGGTGTTTCCGCCCTGTGGTTATCGCCCATGGGGGCATTGGGTGTCAGCCTTGGCATGCCGCTCAACGACAAGGACGGTGATGACACGGAGATATTCCAGTTCACCTTCGGAACCGCATTTTAAGTGTTAGGAGATTAAGTTGAAGAAGTCAGTCTTAAGTATTCTTGCTGTTTTACTGTTCGGCCTGGTTTCAGTAGCTGGTGCGGCCGATTTCAAAGTGGGCGTGGTAGACCTGAATAAAGTGATGGAGAAATCACCCCAGGCCGAGGCGATCAGCAATACTCTGAAGAAGGAGTTTCAGGCGCGGGATCAGGATCTGATTGCCAAGGCGAAGCAGCTGAAGCAGCTTGAAGAGAAACTGGCCCGTGATGCGGCAGTGATGAGCACGGAAGAGGCCAAGCGGCTGGAGAACGATATTCGCTCCCGACGTCGACAGCTGACCAATGCCCGGGCGGAGTTTCGGGAAGATGCCAATCTGCGCCGGAATGAGGCGGTCAATCGTCTGCTGCGAAAGGTTGGCGAAGTGGTCAGCCAGATCGGTGAAGAGGAGCAGGTTGACCTGATTCTCACCGATGGGGTGGCTTATTTCAATAAACGGGTCGATCTGACTAATAAGGTTCTGCAACGCCTTGAAGAGCTGCACAGTAGCTCTAAATAGGATCGGCCGGTGAACAGCGAAGTGTTTCGCCTCGCCGATTTGGCGGCGCGTGTCGGGGCCGAACTGCTGGGCGATGGCGAGGTGCGGATCACCCATGCCGACACCATTCAGGATGCCACTGAAGGTGCGATCTGCTTTCTCGCCAACAGCAAATATCGCCACTATCTGCCCACCACCGGGGCGTCGGCGGTTATCCTGCGTCGGGAAGATGCCGCCCAGGCCCAGGTTGCGGGACTGATTTCAGACAATCCCTATCTCACCTATGCCCGGGTGGCTTCTCTGCTCTACCCGGTGGCCGATATGGCCGGTGGCGTGCATGCGTCTGCTGTAGTTGACCCGGATGCCCGGATCGACCCAAGTGCCTGGGTTGGTCCCTGCGCCGTGATTGGTAAAAATGTCGAGCTGCAGGCTGGCGTGCGGGTCGGTCCCGGCTGTGTGGTGGAGGATGCCAGTGTCATTGGGGAAAACAGCCGGCTGGTGGCCAATGTCACCATCTGCTCCGGTACGGTGATCGGCAAACGGGTGCTGATACATCCGGGCGCGGTTATCGGCAGTGACGGGTTCGGTAATGCCAACGACCGCGGCGCCTGGGTAAAAGTGCCCCAGATCGGTATTGTCCGGGTGGGTGATGATGTGGAGATCGGTGCCAACACCACTGTTGACCGTGGCGCTTTGCGGGATACGGTGATCGGGGAGGGGGTCCGGCTGGATAACCAGATCCAGATCGCCCATAACGTGCAGATCGGAGCGCACACCGCCATTGCCGGATGTGCCGGGATAGCCGGTTCCACCTCGATCGGCAAATACTGCACCCTGGGTGGTGGCGTGGGTATTTCCGGTCATCTGGAAATTGGTGACAATGTGCACTTTTCCGGCCAATCGCTGGTTACCCGCTCCTTCAAGGAACCCGGGTACTACAGCGGTAACCTGCCAGCTGTCCCGAATAGTGACTGGCGCAAAACCATCGCCCGGATCCGGCGCCTGGAAAGTGTCATGCAACGTCTGAGCGCGCTGGAAAAGCAGGTTATGAACCAAAATACCGATAATGATGCTGCTGAGCAGGACTGACCCTCTGCGTGTGCGGCTTATTTAATAACTTTTAATCTTGATCGCTGCTTTACTGGGGCAGCGGCAGGGGGAGTCATTTTGACTACAATGGATATCAATAAGGTGCTGTCACTGCTGCCGCATCGCTACCCGTTTCTCCTGATCGACCGCGTACTCGAATTCGAGAAGGATAGCCGATTGCTGGCGCTGAAAAATGTCACCTATAACGAGCCGTTTTTTAACGGCCATTTCCCCATCAGGCCGGTGATGCCCGGTGTACTGATTGTGGAGGCGATGGCGCAGGCCACGGGTTTGCTGGCCATGGAGTCGAACCCGGATACGGTGAATGACTCCACGGTCTATCTGTTCGTGGGCATTGACAAGGCGCGTTTCAGACGGCCGGTGGAGCCGGGGGATCAACTCCTGCTGGAAGTGAACCAGGAGTCGATCAAACGCGGTATTGGTAAATTTTCATGTAGCGCTAAAGTCGATGGACAGATAGCCGCTACTGCTGAAATCATGTGTACTGCCAGGGATTTTGCTCCTTGATTGATCCAAAAGCGCTCATTGATCCTGCTGCTGAACTGGATGAAGGGGTTTCGGTCGGACCCTTCTCCGTGGTTGGCGCCGGTGTCCGGATTGGCCGGGGAACCCGTATCGGTCCCCATGCCGTCATCAAGGGCCCGACCACCATTGGGCAGGATAACCAGATTTTTCAGTTTGCTTCGGTGGGTGAAGATCCGCAGGATAAAAAATATGCGGGTGAAGAGACGCGCCTGGAGATTGGCGATCGCAACGTGATCCGTGAATTCACCACCATCAATCGGGGTACTGCCCAGGACGCGGTGGCCACCCGGATCGGTAATGACAATCTGTTGATGGCCTATACCCATGTGGCCCACGACTGCCAACTGGGGGACCATATCATCATGGCCAACGCCGCCTCTCTGGGGGGGCATGTGGTTATTGGTGACTGGGCCATACTGGGCGGATTTACCATGGCCCATCAGTTTTCCCATATCGGTGCGCACAGCTTCTGTGCCATGGGTTCGGTGATCAACAAGGATATCCCGCCCTACATTACAGTAAGTGGACATCCGGCCAGAACCTGCGGTATCAACTCGGAAGGACTGCGCCGCCGGAGTTTCAGCAGCGAGACGATTCAGCAGATCAAACGGGGCTATAAGATCATTTACAAGCAGCAGCATACTATCGAAGAAGCGCTGGTGGCCCTGCGGGAGCTTGCACAGGAGTGTACGGAGATCGGGCTCTATATCGATTTTCTGGAGCGGAGCGAGCGGGGCATTGCCCGCTGACCCGAATAGTCCCGTATTGATGCTGGGCCCCTACGCTCCAGCCCGGCTTGGCCCTATCTGATACTTAAACCCCCGACCTTCGAACCCATAACTGAATCAACTCATCATGCTGAAAGTTGGAATCGTTGCCAATGAGCCCTCAGGCGACCTGCTGGGTGCCGGAGTAATCCGGGAGATCAGGCAGCGCTATCCGGATGCCCAGTTTGTGGGGGTGGGCGGGCCGCTCATGATCGCGCAGGGCTGTCAAAGCCTGTTCTCCATGGAGCGGCTGTCGGTGATGGGGCTGATAGAGGTGTTGAAACATCTCCCCGAGCTGCTGTCCCTGCGTAAACAGTTGATTAACCATTTTCGCCAGGATCCGCCGGATGTGTTTATCGGTATTGATGCACCGGATTTTAACCTGGGTCTGGAAACCGCACTGAAAAAAGCCGGGATTCCCACTGTCCACTACGTCAGTCCCACGGTCTGGGCCTGGCGTCCGGGGCGGGTCAAGAAGATCCGCGCCGCAGTGGACCTGATGCTGAGTATTTTTCCATTTGAAACCGATTTTCTTGAACAGCATCAGGTGCCGGTTCAATACGTGGGCCATCCCCTGGCGGACGAGATTCCGCTGGAGAACGATCGTTCCGCGGCCCGGGAGCAGTTGGGGGTGAGCGATAAACCCCACGTGGTCGCCATGCTTCCGGGCAGTCGAATGGGGGAGGTCCAGGCGCTGGCGGCCACTTTTATTCAGGCCGCTTCTCAGCTGACAGAGCGTTATCCCGACATCCATTTCCTGGTGCCGTTGATTAATCAGCGTACCCGGGAGGCGTTCGAGGTGATCCTCCATCGCGAGGCGCCGGACCTGCCGGTTACCCTGATTGACGGGCAGGCCAGGGACGTGATGACCGCCGCCGATGTGGTGCTGACCGCCTCCGGTACCGCCACTTTGGAGGCTCTGCTGCTGGGGCGGGCCATGGTGGTGGCCTATCGGCTCAATGGGCTGACCTACTGGATTGTTAACCGCTTCAACCTGGTCAGGATACCCTACGTGGCGATGGCCAACCTGTTGGCCGGGGAGGCGTTGGCGCCGGAGTTTATCCAGCATGCGGCCACACCCGGCGCGTTGGCGGATGCCCTGAGTGAGTTGATCGAATCACCCGCACGGATCAAACAGATTCAGCAGCGTTATCAGCAGCTGCACCGGCAACTGCAACAGGACTCCAGTCGCAAGGCGGCAGAGGCGGTATTGTCCCTGATTAACCGGGACCGGGAGCATTTATGACGACCTTGATGCGTATCGCCGGCGTGGACGAGGTGGGTCGGGGTCCGCTGGCCGGCCCGGTGGTGGCGGCTGCCGTTATACTGGATCCGGATCACCCCATCGAGGGGCTGGCGGATTCCAAAAAACTGAGCGAGAAACGGCGCGAGGAATTGGCGCTGGTGATCCGGAAGCGGGCACTCTGCTGGGCCCTGGGGCGGGCGGAAGTGGCGGAAATCGACCGGCTCAATATACTCCATGCCAGCCTGCTGGCCATGCGGCGGGCCGTTGAGGCCCTTGTTGTACCTCCCGATCACGCCCTGATCGACGGCAATCGCTGTCCCGAACTGCCCTGCAGTGCAGAAGCGATTGTGGGTGGCGATGCCAGTGAAGCGTCCATCAGCGCTGCCTCGATCCTGGCCAAGGTGGCCCGGGATCAGGAGATGGTGCAGCTGGACCGGCAGTATCCCGGTTATGGTCTGGCCAGGCATAAGGGTTATCCGACCAAGTTCCATGTGGCGGCGCTGCTGGAGCTTGGGGTCAGTCCGATCCATCGACGCTCGTTTGGCCCGGTCAGGAAGCTGTTGCAGGGTGACTAGGGGCGCAGAGCCAGCGGTGTGAGGGGAAGGCCGGCATACCAGGGCCGTTATTACTGGTGGGACCGACCTGCCCGGGACAAACATGATTCCGATCTGAAAAAACCATCACCCAGTGGGTTACAATACAACGCTATGATCATTAGCCAGCACAGCCAGTTTTCACGGCCGAAGGCCGCCCGTCCGGGTGTGTCACTGGGAATTGCCGCATGAATCCAGTTTTTATCCATCTGCGTGTCCACTCTGAATACTCCCTGGTAGATGGGCTGGTGCGGATCAAGCCGCTGGTGGCCCGGGTCGCTGAGCTGGGCATGCCGGCAGTGGCCATGACGGATCAGTCTAACCTGTTCTCCCTGGTCAAGTTTTACAAGGCATCGATCGCGGCCGGGGTGAAGCCGATCAGTGGTGTGGATGTCTGGATACGGGATCCGGAGGATCCCAATACCCCGTTTCGTCTGCTGCTGCTGGTGCAGAATCCCCGGGGCTATCGCAACCTCACCTGCCTGGTATCGCGGAGTTATCGGGAGGGCCAGCACCTGGGCAAGGCGATGCTGGAAGCGGACTGGTTCACCCGAGAGAGCTGTGAAGGTTTGATCGCCCTGTCCGGTGGCCGGGCCGGGGATGTGGGTCGGGCCCTGCTGACCGGCCACACGACGGACGCGGAGCAGCGCCTGCGCCATTGGCTCGATCTGTTTGGCGACCGTTACTATCTGGAGCTGCATCGTACCGGACGGGAAGGGGAGGAGCGCTGTCTCCATGCCAGTGTGGATCTGGCCAGTCGCCTGGATGTACCGGTGGTGGCCACTAACGATGTACGCTTTCTCACCCCGGATGATTTCGAGGCGCACGAGGTGCGGGTCTGCATCCATGAAGGACGCACGCTGGATGATTCCAGACGACCCAAACACTTCAGCCGGGAGCAGTATCTGCGCACTCCGCAGGAGATGGCGGAGCTGTTCGCCGATATCCCGGAAGCGCTGGAGAACAGCGTGGAGATTGCGCGGCGCTGCAATATCGAACTGACGCTGGGCAAAAACTTTCTGCCCGATTTCCCCATCCCCGACAATATGACCATCGAGGAGTACTTCTCCCGGGAGTCAAAGCGTGGTCTGGAACAGCGGCTGGAGATCATCCTGGATCGCACCGCCCCCGACTATGCTGAGCGGCGCAAGGTCTATGATGACCGTCTCCAGGTCGAGCTGGATGTGATCAACCAGATGGGCTTCCCCGGCTACTTCCTGATCGTGGCGGACTTTATCCAGTGGGCCAAGGATAATGGTATTCCGGTCGGGCCGGGGCGTGGCTCTGGCGCCGGCTCCATCGTTGCCTATGCCCTGAAGATCACCGATCTGGACCCGATCGAACACGATCTGCTGTTCGAACGATTCCTCAATCCGGAGCGTGTCTCCATGCCCGACTTTGATGTCGACTTCTGCATGGATAACCGGGACCGGGTGATCGACTATGTGGCGCGCAAATATGGCCGTGATTCGGTCTCCCAGATCATCACCTACGGCTCCATGGCGGCCAAGGCGGTAGTCAGGGACGTGGGGCGCGTACTGGGTCATCCCTACGGGTTTACTGACCGTATCGCCAAGATGATCCCGTTTGAGATCGGCATGACCCTGAAAAAGGCCCTGGAGGAGAGCGAGGATCTGGCGGCCGCCTACCGTGATGAGGAGGAGGTGACCCAGCTGATCGACATGGCGAAGAAGCTGGAAGGGGTGGCCCGGAATGCCGGCAAGCATGCCGGTGGTGTGGTGATTGCACCGGGCCTGCTGACCGACTTCACCCCGCTTTACTGTGAGCCGGGGGGGGATAACCTGGTCACCCAGTTCGACAAGGATGACGTGGAGCAGGTGGGCCTGGTGAAGTTCGACTTCCTGGGGCTGCGCACGCTCACCATCGTGGACTGGGCTTTGAAAACAGTCAATCGCAAGCGCGCCGAACAGGGCCAGGAGCCGGTGGATATCAGCCTGATCCCCATGGATGATCCGGAGGCGTTCGCCCTGCTGAAAAGGTGCGAAACCACAGCGGTGTTCCAGCTGGAATCCCGTGGTATGAAGGAGCTGATCAAGAAGCTTAAGCCGGACTGTTTCGATGACATCACCGCCCTGGTGGCCCTGTTCCGCCCCGGACCGCTGCAATCGGGTATGGTGGATGACTTCATCGCCCGTAAGCATGGAGAGCAGGAGGTGGTCTATCCACACCCGGATCTGGAGCCGATCCTGCGCTCCACCTACGGGGTGATCCTGTACCAGGAGCAGGTGATGCAGATCGCCCAGGTGCTGGCCGGCTACTCCCTGGGCGGCGCCGATCTGCTGCGGCGCGCCATGGGTAAGAAAAAGCCTGAGGAGATGAAGAAGCAGGGTGAGATCTTCCGGGCCGGCGCCGTGGCGCGGGGCGTGGACGAGGATGTGGCCACCTACATCTTCGACCTGATGGAGAAGTTCGCCGGCTACGGTTTCAACAAGTCCCACTCCGCCGCCTATGCCCTGGTCTCTTACCAGACCATGTGGCTCAAGGCACACTACCCGTCGGCCTTCATGGCTGCGGTCCTGTCCGCCGATATGGACTCCACCGACAAGGTGGTGACACTGATCGAAGAGTGTCGCAGCATGGATCTGGTGGTCAATCCGCCCCACGTGAACTACTCCGAGTATATGTTCACCGTAGGGAAAGAGAATGAGGTGATCTACGGCCTGGGTGCCATCAAGGGAGTGGGCGAGTCGGCCATCGAGAGCATTATCGAGGCCCGGCAGTCAGGTGGCCCGTTCCGGGATATTTTCGAATTCTGTCGCCGTATCGACCAGCGCAAAGTGAATCGCCGGGTGCTGGAGTCCCTGCTTCGGGCCGGTGCGCTGGACGAACTCGGCGCCAATCGCGCCAGTCTCATGAACCAGTTGCCGCTGGCGCTGAAAATGGCCGAGCAGCATCACGCCAGCCAGGCGGCCGGGCAGGAGGATCTGTTCGGTATCGCTGCGCCGGAGCCCCAGGTGGCTGCGCCGGGCCAGATGGTCCCGGAGGATTGTGAGGAGTGGGAAGACGAGATCCGCCTGCAGGGTGAGAAGGAGACCCTGGGTCTCTACCTCACCGGCCATCCGATTGATCGTTACGTGCCGGAGATGGGCGGCTTGGGTATCACCCGGATCGGCAACCTGGCGCTGGAGGGCGGTACGGAGGGCGGCGGCTATCAACGGCGTTCCAAGCAGCGGGTGATCGTGGCTGGACTGGCCCTCTCGGTGAGCCATCGGCAGACCCAGCGTGGTCGAATGGGTACGGTGATCCTGGACGATCGCAGTGGCAGGATCGAGATCACCCTGTTTTCCGATGCTTACGAGTCATTCAAGGAGCAACTGGTCAGTGACCGGATTCTCCTGGTGGCGGGTAATCTGAATTATGATGAGTATCGCGGCGGCCTGAGTATTCGGGTTGACCAGGTGATGGAGTTCCAGCAGGCGCGGGAGCTGAATGCAGCCGCTCTGCGGCTCAGCTGGGATCACCGGTTGCTGTCGGAAAAACGGCTGACGGCCGACACTTTTGCCCAACAACTGGGTGGCATACTGGAACCCCACAAGGGGGGATTGTGTGATATTCAGTTCTGTTACCGTGGGCAGAGTGCCCAGGGCACGCTGAACTGCGATGAGCAGTGGCGTGTGCACCCAACCGATGAGCTGTTGCGGCAACTTTCCCGTCTGCTGGGCCAGGAGTCAGTAGAGGTGGTTTATGCCCGGGGCCGGGTGCCGGAGCGGACGCAGGCTGTCGCGTCGCTCTGACCAGTTTCCTGCAGGTGTTGGCGCCCATCCAGTGGACCTGTCACCTGTTGGTCGGAAGCCGCTACCGTCAGATGGCTCCCTGACCTGTTCTATCCAAACTTAATCCGGTATATTTCGCAAATGGACATGAATTTTCTTGAATTTGAACAACCCATTGCCGAACTCGAGGCGAAGATCGAAGAGTTGCGTCTGGTCGGCAATGATAACGAGATCAATATCCAGGACGAGATTACCCGTCTGGAGAACAAGAGCAAGTCGCTGACCGAGTCGCTCTATCAGAACCTGAAGCCGTGGCAGATTGCCCAGGTAGCGCGCCATCCTCTGCGCCCCTATCTGCTCAACTATATCGAATACATATTTGATGACTTCCACGAGATGCATGGTGACCGGGCCTTCGCCGACGATCATGCCATCGTCGGGGGGGTGGCCCGTATCGACGGCCGGCCGGTAATGATTATTGGTCACCAGAAGGGGCGGGATACCAAGGAGAAGCTGTTCCGAAACTTTGGCATGCCGCGTCCCGAGGGCTACCGCAAGGCGCTGCGCCTGATGGAGACTGCAGAACGTTTCAAACTGCCGGTTCTCACCTTTATCGATACCCCCGGGGCCTATCCGGGCATCGGCGCGGAAGAGCGCGGTCAGAGTGAAGCGATTGCGAAAAACCTGCTGGTGATGTCCGGGCTGAAAACCCCTATAGTCTGCACCGTGATGGGAGAAGGGGGGTCCGGTGGCGCGCTGGCCATCGGCGTGGGTGATCGACTGATGATGCTGGAGTACAGCACCTATTCGGTGATCTCGCCGGAAGGGTGTGCCTCGATTCTCTGGAAGAGTGCCGACAAGGCGCCCCTGGCAGCCGAGGCGATGGCCATCACCTCGGATCGTCTGAAAGAGCTGGGCCTGATCGATGCCATTATTCCGGAGCCACCCGGTGGTGCGCACCGGGACCCGCAAGCCGCCGCCAGTAACATCAAGGCCGTACTCCTTGAGTCGTTGCAGGAGCTTGATGAGAAACCGATGGAACAGTTGCTGGAAGAGCGTTATCAGCGCCTGATGGGATACGGGGCCTTCCAGAGCTGATCCGGCCTTGCCGGCTGAATGGGGTAGCGGCATTCTGCGGGCATGATTCCTGACCACCGGACAACCACAGCAGGTTGTCCCAGGGGCTGTCCCGACTACAGATGCGGGGCAGCGCAGTACCCCAGTCAGCGGAAACTGCCAATTCGTCATTGAAGCTGTTCTCACGGCTGCTTCGGAGCTTATCCAGTCATGTCGTTCAGCCCCGATCATCTGCTCAATAGCCTGCGCAACCTCTCCACACCCAGCGGATACCTGGTCGGTTTCAGCGGCGGCATGGACTCCCATGTCCTGCTGCACGCTCTTGCCCAGCTGGGTGATCGCCTGTCGGCTCCGCTCCGGGCGATCCATATCGATCACGGCCTGCAGGCCAGCTCAAGTGACTGGCACCGGCACTGCGAGGCGGTCTGCCGGGATCTGGATATTCCACTGGTAAGCTTCTCCCTGGAGTTAAAGCCAATCAAGGGTGAGAGCCTGGAGAACGTTGCACGGCAGGCCCGTTATGGCGTGCTGGCGGAACAGATCCACCGCGATGAAATGTTGCTCACCGCCCACCATCAGGATGACCAGGCGGAGACCCTGTTGTTGCAACTGTTACGCGGAGCCGGTTTGAGCGGTCTGGCGGCCATGCCGATGCTGAGCCCATTCGATAAAGGCATGCATGCCAGGCCGTTACTGGATGTCAGCCGCGATGAGTTACTTCAATATGCCACCCGGAACCACTTGCAGTGGATCGAGGATGGCAGTAATCAGGATACGGAATTTGATCGGAATTACCTGAGGCATAAAGTGATTCCACTGCTCAAGTCGCGCTGGCCGGCGACTACCCGGACCCTGTCCCGCAGCGCCCGCCACTGTGCCGAGGCGGATCAGCTGATTGCCGGCTTGCTGAGCGAGCAACTCAACCAGATCCGGGGTCAGC
Proteins encoded in this region:
- the bamA gene encoding outer membrane protein assembly factor BamA; amino-acid sequence: MNLVKLFRSSLLLIALLLPQLALSETFVVQDIRVDGLQRISPGTVFNYLPVKIGQQIESDETGEIIRALYKTGFFKDVKLERQGDVLIVFVTERPAIAKIDIEGNKSLETEPLLIALKDIGLAEGRVFNRSILDKIEQELQRQYFNLGKYAVKLSSTVTPLERNRVAINIDISEGGTARIKKINIIGNSSFEDDELLDEFTLDTTGFLSSFTKDDQYSREKLSGDLEKLRSFYLDRGYINFKITSTQVSITPDKKDIYVTINIEEGDVYTIKDILLTGDLVLPKEEFFPMIHLARGEVFSRKRVIGSAERITKLLGNNGYAFANVNSIPDIDEETKQVAVTYFVDPGKRVYVRRINMKGNSDTRDEVLRREMRQIESAWYSTEQVTRSRERLQRLGFFDEVNVETPAVPGSTDQVDVNISVVEKPMGNLMAGLGFSQSDGIVFSTSLTQNNFLGTGKQVSLAFDNSDSSTHYRVGYVNPYYTVDGISRGFNVSYQKTDFDEVDTARYLTDIGDVGMVFGVPITETDRVNFTLDLIHTTYKPADDASYEVERFATENGDTFLDFKIGTSWSRDSRDSALMPTKGAMQSLSASATIPGSDLGYYKIAYRHKRYFPLNKTFTLALNGDLAYGDVYGDTTRLPLWENFFAGGIKSVRGYADYSLGPVDEDDDPLGGNVKIVGNAELLFPAPFKLMEKTIRLSLFFDAGNVYSTHDGYDVDLGELRYSTGVSALWLSPMGALGVSLGMPLNDKDGDDTEIFQFTFGTAF
- a CDS encoding OmpH family outer membrane protein; protein product: MKKSVLSILAVLLFGLVSVAGAADFKVGVVDLNKVMEKSPQAEAISNTLKKEFQARDQDLIAKAKQLKQLEEKLARDAAVMSTEEAKRLENDIRSRRRQLTNARAEFREDANLRRNEAVNRLLRKVGEVVSQIGEEEQVDLILTDGVAYFNKRVDLTNKVLQRLEELHSSSK
- the lpxD gene encoding UDP-3-O-(3-hydroxymyristoyl)glucosamine N-acyltransferase, whose amino-acid sequence is MNSEVFRLADLAARVGAELLGDGEVRITHADTIQDATEGAICFLANSKYRHYLPTTGASAVILRREDAAQAQVAGLISDNPYLTYARVASLLYPVADMAGGVHASAVVDPDARIDPSAWVGPCAVIGKNVELQAGVRVGPGCVVEDASVIGENSRLVANVTICSGTVIGKRVLIHPGAVIGSDGFGNANDRGAWVKVPQIGIVRVGDDVEIGANTTVDRGALRDTVIGEGVRLDNQIQIAHNVQIGAHTAIAGCAGIAGSTSIGKYCTLGGGVGISGHLEIGDNVHFSGQSLVTRSFKEPGYYSGNLPAVPNSDWRKTIARIRRLESVMQRLSALEKQVMNQNTDNDAAEQD
- the fabZ gene encoding 3-hydroxyacyl-ACP dehydratase FabZ translates to MDINKVLSLLPHRYPFLLIDRVLEFEKDSRLLALKNVTYNEPFFNGHFPIRPVMPGVLIVEAMAQATGLLAMESNPDTVNDSTVYLFVGIDKARFRRPVEPGDQLLLEVNQESIKRGIGKFSCSAKVDGQIAATAEIMCTARDFAP
- the lpxA gene encoding acyl-ACP--UDP-N-acetylglucosamine O-acyltransferase, which encodes MIDPKALIDPAAELDEGVSVGPFSVVGAGVRIGRGTRIGPHAVIKGPTTIGQDNQIFQFASVGEDPQDKKYAGEETRLEIGDRNVIREFTTINRGTAQDAVATRIGNDNLLMAYTHVAHDCQLGDHIIMANAASLGGHVVIGDWAILGGFTMAHQFSHIGAHSFCAMGSVINKDIPPYITVSGHPARTCGINSEGLRRRSFSSETIQQIKRGYKIIYKQQHTIEEALVALRELAQECTEIGLYIDFLERSERGIAR
- the lpxB gene encoding lipid-A-disaccharide synthase, with amino-acid sequence MLKVGIVANEPSGDLLGAGVIREIRQRYPDAQFVGVGGPLMIAQGCQSLFSMERLSVMGLIEVLKHLPELLSLRKQLINHFRQDPPDVFIGIDAPDFNLGLETALKKAGIPTVHYVSPTVWAWRPGRVKKIRAAVDLMLSIFPFETDFLEQHQVPVQYVGHPLADEIPLENDRSAAREQLGVSDKPHVVAMLPGSRMGEVQALAATFIQAASQLTERYPDIHFLVPLINQRTREAFEVILHREAPDLPVTLIDGQARDVMTAADVVLTASGTATLEALLLGRAMVVAYRLNGLTYWIVNRFNLVRIPYVAMANLLAGEALAPEFIQHAATPGALADALSELIESPARIKQIQQRYQQLHRQLQQDSSRKAAEAVLSLINRDREHL